In Haloarcula sp. H-GB4, a single genomic region encodes these proteins:
- a CDS encoding KaiC domain-containing protein — protein MSEDSGSDDDWFESALDDEDGDSEPTEADDTSETPSESDAEEPASTDTGPSAPESDDDKRSGDSSPFDDDSSADFSEGSDSNPFGDDGSAAAGGDSDSSPFDDSSGDPFSSQSESADADAGSPGDDDGGGLFDDDFATAFESAGSGDGDSGSDFEEEFESDIPRVDIGIEGLDQMIQGGIPQRHLIVTIGSAGTGKTTFGLQFLHHGLRNGENAVFLTLEQSHDAILDTAGDRGWGFEEYEEQGQLAIVDLDPVEMANSLDNIRGELPALIEKFDADRLVLDSVSLLEMMYDDQSRRRTEVFDFTRSLKQAGVTTMLVSEASETNPFASRHGIIEYLTDAVFILQYVRSDTSETRLAVEIQKIRNANHSRETKPYEITNDGISVYQQANIF, from the coding sequence ATGAGCGAGGACAGCGGGTCCGATGACGACTGGTTCGAAAGTGCGCTGGACGACGAGGACGGCGACAGCGAACCGACGGAGGCCGACGACACTTCGGAGACACCATCCGAGAGCGACGCCGAGGAACCGGCGTCTACCGACACCGGGCCGTCTGCACCCGAGAGCGACGACGACAAGCGCAGTGGTGATAGCAGCCCGTTCGATGACGATAGCAGCGCCGATTTTAGTGAAGGCAGTGATAGTAATCCGTTTGGTGACGACGGCAGCGCCGCTGCTGGCGGGGACAGTGACAGCAGCCCGTTCGACGACAGCAGCGGTGACCCCTTCAGCAGCCAGAGTGAGTCTGCTGATGCCGACGCTGGGTCCCCTGGCGACGATGATGGCGGTGGGCTCTTCGACGACGACTTCGCCACTGCGTTCGAGTCTGCCGGTAGTGGCGATGGTGACAGCGGGAGCGACTTTGAGGAGGAGTTCGAGTCCGACATCCCGCGGGTGGACATCGGTATCGAGGGACTCGACCAGATGATTCAGGGCGGAATCCCACAGCGCCACCTCATCGTCACTATCGGTTCGGCCGGAACCGGAAAGACGACGTTCGGATTGCAGTTCCTCCACCATGGGCTTCGGAATGGCGAAAACGCGGTGTTTCTGACGCTCGAACAGTCCCACGATGCGATACTGGACACCGCCGGCGACCGCGGCTGGGGGTTCGAGGAGTACGAAGAACAGGGCCAGCTAGCGATTGTCGATCTCGACCCGGTCGAGATGGCAAACAGCCTTGACAACATCCGCGGCGAGCTGCCGGCGCTCATCGAGAAGTTCGACGCCGACCGGCTGGTGCTTGACTCCGTCTCATTGCTTGAGATGATGTACGACGACCAGTCCCGTAGACGTACCGAAGTGTTCGATTTCACCCGATCGCTGAAGCAGGCCGGCGTGACGACGATGCTCGTCTCTGAAGCCAGCGAGACCAACCCTTTCGCGTCCAGACACGGTATCATCGAATACCTGACTGACGCCGTGTTCATCCTTCAGTACGTCCGGTCAGACACCAGCGAGACGCGGCTCGCTGTCGAGATCCAAAAGATACGGAACGCGAACCACTCGCGGGAGACGAAACCCTATGAGATAACGAACGACGGTATCTCGGTCTACCAGCAGGCGAATATCTTCTAA
- a CDS encoding NAD(+)/NADH kinase, protein MTVGIVAQRDNDRAMSLASTLCNRLRATSAAVVVDETTAGALGDHDAWDAAVPDSAPVDEMSACDLVVSIGGDGTFLYAARGAGSTPILGVNLGEVGFLNAIAPEEAVETVVAEVEHIQKTGSARTRAKPRLQASGDDWELSPALNEVVVQGERRGHGGGATVDVYVDDSLYTSGHADGVLVATPTGSTAYNLSERGPLVHPDVAGLIITGMADEMGTPPLVVDVDSEIVIELTDADSGVVVSDGRVRKDVVPPERITVSRAGEPVRLAGPPLDFFTALDKLA, encoded by the coding sequence ATGACTGTCGGGATCGTCGCGCAGCGGGACAACGACCGGGCTATGTCGCTTGCGAGTACACTGTGTAACCGGCTGCGCGCCACGTCGGCGGCCGTTGTCGTCGACGAAACGACCGCCGGAGCGCTGGGTGACCACGACGCATGGGACGCAGCCGTGCCCGATTCGGCGCCGGTCGATGAGATGTCCGCCTGTGACCTCGTCGTGAGTATCGGCGGTGACGGAACGTTTCTGTACGCGGCCCGCGGTGCGGGGTCGACGCCGATACTGGGGGTCAATCTCGGCGAGGTCGGCTTTTTGAACGCGATTGCACCCGAAGAGGCCGTCGAGACGGTTGTCGCGGAGGTCGAACACATCCAGAAGACCGGGAGCGCCAGAACGCGGGCCAAACCGCGACTGCAGGCAAGCGGCGACGACTGGGAGCTGTCGCCGGCGCTGAACGAGGTCGTCGTGCAGGGCGAGCGACGCGGTCACGGCGGCGGGGCGACGGTCGATGTGTACGTCGATGATTCGCTCTACACGTCCGGCCACGCTGACGGCGTACTGGTAGCGACACCCACCGGATCGACGGCGTACAACCTCAGCGAACGCGGCCCACTCGTCCACCCCGACGTGGCCGGTCTTATCATCACGGGGATGGCAGACGAGATGGGGACGCCGCCACTGGTCGTCGACGTTGACAGCGAAATCGTCATCGAGCTCACAGATGCTGACAGCGGTGTCGTCGTCAGTGATGGTCGGGTTCGAAAAGACGTGGTCCCGCCAGAGCGGATAACGGTCTCGCGTGCGGGCGAACCGGTCCGGCTTGCTGGTCCGCCACTTGATTTCTTCACCGCACTCGACAAACTGGCCTAA
- a CDS encoding DUF4013 domain-containing protein: MESIDDALRYPMEDDDWTMTVLIGGVLSLLSFFVVPAILVYGYLVQAIRKRADGATQPPAFEDWGELLVDGLKAWVIGIVYMLVPLVVFGVTVGGSLFAMATGTRAGAGAGLAGLFGGLAISFVLSLVFGYVATAAIIHFACTGEFGAGFDFGTLRKLVMSPEYATPWLVSIALFIGANVVVNLLNVVPFIGSLIALILSPFATFYVLVVATDLWASGYNAALDERDESESVGTATV, from the coding sequence GGAAGACGACGACTGGACCATGACCGTTCTCATCGGTGGCGTCCTCAGCCTCCTCTCGTTCTTCGTCGTCCCCGCCATCCTCGTGTACGGCTATCTCGTTCAGGCAATCCGCAAGCGGGCAGACGGCGCGACACAGCCGCCAGCGTTCGAAGACTGGGGGGAACTGCTTGTTGACGGGCTCAAAGCCTGGGTTATCGGTATCGTGTATATGCTCGTCCCGCTCGTCGTGTTCGGGGTGACTGTCGGCGGGAGCCTGTTCGCGATGGCGACCGGGACTCGTGCCGGGGCGGGTGCCGGTCTGGCCGGCCTCTTCGGCGGGCTGGCGATCTCGTTTGTCCTGTCGCTGGTGTTCGGGTATGTTGCGACAGCGGCTATCATCCACTTCGCCTGTACCGGCGAGTTTGGTGCCGGGTTCGACTTCGGGACGCTACGGAAGTTAGTCATGTCTCCGGAGTACGCGACGCCGTGGCTGGTCTCGATTGCCCTGTTTATCGGTGCCAACGTCGTGGTGAACTTGCTGAACGTCGTCCCGTTCATCGGCTCGCTCATTGCCCTGATTCTCAGTCCGTTCGCCACCTTCTACGTGCTGGTGGTTGCGACGGACCTCTGGGCCAGTGGCTACAACGCCGCACTCGACGAGCGAGATGAATCAGAATCAGTCGGGACGGCGACAGTTTAG